The DNA sequence AACTTCAGGTTCTTTTTTAGTATATCCAAAATAAGATACGTTCGGTACCGTAGTGATCACGTTCATATTGAACTCTCTGTCAAGACGTTCCTGAACAATTTCCATGTGAAGCATTCCTAAGAATCCGCAACGGAAACCAAAACCAAGAGCAGCAGAACTTTCCGGTTCAAAAACCAGAGAAGCATCATTCAGTCTTAATTTTTCAAGCGAGAATCTAAGCTCTTCAAAATCCTCAGAATCAATTGGATAAATACCGGCAAATACCATTGGCTTTACTTCCTCAAATCCGTCAATCGGACCATCAGCTGGTTTTTCAAAAGAAGTAATGGTATCTCCTACTTTTACCTCACGGGCATCTTTAATCCCTGAAACCAGATATCCTACGTCTCCACATTGAATTGTTTTCTTTGGAACCTGCTTCAGTTTTAGTGTACCTACCTCATCAGCTCCATATTCTTTTCCGGTTGCAAAAAATTTAATCTTCTCGTTTTTAGAAATGCTTCCGTTTACTACTTTGAAATAAGCTTCAATTCCTCTGAATGGATTGTATACCGAGTCAAAAATCAAAGCTTGAAGTGGTCCGTCAGGATTTCCTACCGGTGCAGGAATTCTTTCTACGATCTGCTCCAGAAGATGATGAACACCTTCTCCTGTTTTCCCAGAAACCCTCAATACATCTTCATATTCACATCCGATAAGGTTCATAATCTCATCGGTTACTTCTTCAGGATTGGCAGACGGAAGGTCAATTTTATTCAGAATAGGAATAATTGTTAAATCATTTTCCAATGCTAAATAAAGGTTACTGATGGTTTGTGCCTGAATACTCTGTGCAGCATCTACGATAAGAAGAGCACCTTCACAGGCAGCAATAGAACGGGATACTTCATAAGAAAAGTCAACGTGTCCCGGTGTATCAATAAGGTTTAGAATATATTTTTCTCCTTTATACTCATAATCCATCTGGATGGCGTGTGACTTGATGGTAATCCCACGTTCTTTCTCCAAATCCATATCATCAAGCGTCTGAGACTGAAGTTCTCTTTGGGTAACCGTATTCGTGTACTCCAATAGACGGTCTGCCAGGGTACTTTTACCGTGGTCGATATGAGCGATTATGCAAAAATTTCGTATGTTTTTCATTTAAGAATCTTGTAATTTGCAAAGATAAGAAAATGCAAGAGAATTTTTCATTCTAATTCTTTCTTTTAACTGAAACACAGATAACAATAGGAAAAGAGGCAAAATTTTCCCACTTTTCAAATATTATTTTGTTTTGCCAAAGTCTTCAGATAACAGATAATTTCCAGTTAAAGGATCAAGATAAACTTTAGGTCCTACAGCATTCTTTCTCTTGCCTGATAAACTGACATCTATCACTGCACCAATAACGCCACCAATCAGACCACCAGCAGCTGCTCCAATTGTAACCCCGGTTGTTGCCGTTTCAGGAAACAGTTCTGCTTTTGTTACTTCAATATAAAGCCCATTCTCATCTTTAAAAATCTCAGTGTAACCCACAGGAATATTTTTGTATGCGATACCCTTATAGACAAAAGCATAAAAATGTCTTATTGGTGTTTTTTCCGCTCCTTTTACGGCCTTTGTAACGATTCCCTTATCATTAGCCTGCAAAGTAAATCCAGGTTCAGGATTGTGAGTAAAAAAGCTATAATAGTCTTTGTAAACCCCTTCTTTAAGTTCATTTGCTTTTAGAATGCTCAGTTTTTCTTTTAATACAGAGGTATAGTCAGGAAAATCATTTTCTGAAATACTAATTTCCCAAGGGGTAGCTTTATAGGATTCTTTAAAAAGATCAGTAAGAATTAAAGTTGTTTTTCTTGCCAGACTTTGTGCCAGATAAGGTGTTGTACGGGATGAAACTATTGCTATTGTATCTTTTCTGTCAATAAAATGATATCCGTCTTCTTTTTTAAGGAATGTACTCGCTCTTAATTCAAGCTTTCCTATAGAGTACTTTTCTTTTTTGTCTTCTGAAATATTCAAACTTTCCAGCAATAGGACCAGATCATTATTTCCTCTTTCAGGATTGTATTTATAAAACCAGTCCTCTATGTCTTTACGGGCATTATTTTCAAAAACAACTTTCACTTCGTCCTTATGATACATAACTGTGCCAACTTCCTGACTGGGTCTCTGATCTATCACCGTAAGGCTTTTAACAGAGCTTTTACTGTCTTTAATAGATTTTGAAAGATCAATCGTTTCTGTTTTCTGTCCAAATAATACTATCGAAAATAATAAAAAGAAAAGTGTTTTTTTCATAAGTGATACTTTCCGGTAAAAGTAAT is a window from the Chryseobacterium indologenes genome containing:
- the lepA gene encoding translation elongation factor 4 — encoded protein: MKNIRNFCIIAHIDHGKSTLADRLLEYTNTVTQRELQSQTLDDMDLEKERGITIKSHAIQMDYEYKGEKYILNLIDTPGHVDFSYEVSRSIAACEGALLIVDAAQSIQAQTISNLYLALENDLTIIPILNKIDLPSANPEEVTDEIMNLIGCEYEDVLRVSGKTGEGVHHLLEQIVERIPAPVGNPDGPLQALIFDSVYNPFRGIEAYFKVVNGSISKNEKIKFFATGKEYGADEVGTLKLKQVPKKTIQCGDVGYLVSGIKDAREVKVGDTITSFEKPADGPIDGFEEVKPMVFAGIYPIDSEDFEELRFSLEKLRLNDASLVFEPESSAALGFGFRCGFLGMLHMEIVQERLDREFNMNVITTVPNVSYFGYTKKEPEVPILINNPSEMMDPSTMDRVEEPFIKASIITKSDFVGAVMTLCIEKRGEIVNQSYLTSERVELIFNMPLAEVVFDFYDRLKSISKGYASFDYHPIGFRASKLVKMDILINGDMVDALSSLIHDSNAYYIGKRMCEKLRELIPRQQFDIAVQAALGTKVIARETIKALRKDVTAKCYGGDISRKRKLLEKQKEGKKKMKQIGRVEVPQSAFMAVLKLND